One part of the Lapillicoccus jejuensis genome encodes these proteins:
- a CDS encoding cysteine desulfurase family protein, whose product MPYLDHAATTPVRRSVREAVAEVLAGPAGNPSSLHGAGRAARRLVEESREQVAEAVGARPSEVVFTSGGTEADNLALLGTLAARRREDPRRRRLVAGATEHHAVLDTLEALERDDDAEVTLVAPGPDGVVTPQAVEAAIASDPGSVAVVSLMWANNEIGVVQDVAAVATALRPYGVPLHTDAVQAVGHVPVDFAGSGADLLALTGHKLGALVGTGALLVRRDATIAPVTHGGGQERGLRSGTLDVAGVRALAVAVTEAVAEREHEAVRLAALRDRLVEGAMALDPSIRPGGHWERGDVVHRLPGNAHLLVPGCEGDSLLYLLDAAGVECSTGSACRAGVPQPSHVLLAMGLPEAQARGALRLTLGHTSTDADVDAVLAALPAALERARRAAGTAGAA is encoded by the coding sequence GTGCCCTACCTCGACCACGCCGCCACGACCCCGGTCCGGCGCTCGGTCCGCGAGGCGGTCGCCGAGGTCCTCGCCGGACCGGCCGGCAACCCCTCCTCGCTGCACGGCGCCGGCCGCGCCGCCCGCCGTCTCGTCGAGGAGTCGCGCGAGCAGGTCGCCGAGGCCGTGGGCGCCCGACCGTCCGAGGTCGTCTTCACCTCGGGCGGCACCGAGGCCGACAACCTGGCCCTGCTGGGGACGCTCGCCGCCCGCCGCCGCGAGGACCCGCGCCGCCGGCGCCTGGTCGCCGGGGCCACGGAGCACCACGCCGTCCTCGACACCCTGGAGGCGCTCGAGCGCGACGACGACGCCGAGGTCACCCTCGTCGCGCCCGGCCCCGACGGCGTCGTCACCCCGCAGGCCGTCGAGGCGGCGATCGCGAGCGACCCGGGGTCCGTCGCGGTCGTCAGCCTCATGTGGGCCAACAACGAGATCGGCGTCGTCCAGGACGTCGCGGCGGTGGCGACCGCCCTGCGCCCGTACGGCGTCCCGCTGCACACCGACGCGGTCCAGGCCGTCGGGCACGTCCCCGTCGACTTCGCCGGGTCCGGCGCCGACCTGCTCGCCCTCACCGGGCACAAGCTCGGCGCGCTGGTCGGCACCGGCGCCCTGCTCGTGCGCCGCGACGCGACCATCGCGCCGGTCACCCACGGCGGTGGTCAGGAGCGGGGCCTGCGCAGCGGCACCCTCGACGTCGCAGGCGTCCGGGCGCTCGCGGTGGCGGTGACCGAGGCCGTCGCCGAGCGCGAGCACGAGGCCGTCCGGCTCGCGGCCCTGCGAGACCGCCTGGTCGAGGGCGCCATGGCCCTCGACCCGAGCATCCGCCCCGGGGGCCACTGGGAGCGCGGCGACGTCGTGCACCGGCTGCCCGGCAACGCCCACCTGCTTGTGCCCGGCTGCGAGGGCGACTCGCTGCTGTACCTGCTCGACGCGGCGGGGGTCGAGTGCTCGACCGGGTCGGCCTGCCGGGCCGGTGTCCCGCAGCCGAGCCACGTCCTGCTGGCCATGGGCCTGCCGGAGGCGCAGGCGCGCGGGGCGCTGCGCCTCACCCTGGGACACACCAGCACCGACGCCGACGTCGACGCCGTCCTGGCCGCGCTGCCCGCGGCGCTGGAGCGGGCGCGCCGGGCGGCGGGGACCGCGGGAGCCGCCTGA
- a CDS encoding L,D-transpeptidase: MTDRHHRLVLAGVALAGVASLGACSVVSPSAASPAAGGSSAPTPAGSSSSTTTTAAAAPVSLTPNVAAGATGVALDTVVKVTAAQGTVSAVTMTYRDTKKGTTVPVQGSLDPAGASWTATGLLEPNVTYDLTMTGQNKDGKATTASSTFSTQKVNVKTQLIYPTIVADGSTVGTAMPVIVRFDVPVTDRASIQKHLKVTSTPNQPGTWSWVSNNEVHYRPPAYWQAGTKVKVDVDINSVPAGNGTYGQMDVSGGFTVGRSLVMKADLATHQMQVVINGQVARTIPVTGGKAGFSTRSGTKVIMEKFSQLRMDANTVGIEPGDPNYYNIPDVKYAMRETNSGEFLHAAPWSVGSQGKANVSHGCIGMSTDNAGWLFSQVLVGDPVQVTGTARTLEPGNGWTDWNIPYAQFAQGSAL, translated from the coding sequence GCAGCTCCGCCCCGACCCCGGCGGGCAGCTCGTCCTCGACGACGACCACGGCGGCGGCGGCCCCCGTCAGCCTCACCCCCAACGTCGCCGCCGGCGCGACCGGGGTCGCGCTCGACACGGTCGTCAAGGTGACCGCGGCGCAGGGCACGGTCTCGGCCGTGACGATGACCTACCGGGACACCAAGAAGGGCACGACGGTCCCCGTCCAGGGCAGCCTCGACCCGGCGGGTGCGTCGTGGACGGCGACCGGCCTGCTCGAGCCCAACGTCACCTACGACCTGACGATGACCGGGCAGAACAAGGACGGCAAGGCCACCACCGCGAGCTCGACGTTCAGCACGCAGAAGGTCAACGTCAAGACCCAGCTCATCTACCCGACGATCGTCGCCGACGGCTCGACCGTCGGCACGGCGATGCCGGTCATCGTCCGCTTCGACGTCCCGGTCACCGACCGCGCCTCGATCCAGAAGCACCTCAAGGTCACCTCCACCCCGAACCAGCCGGGCACCTGGAGCTGGGTGTCCAACAACGAGGTGCACTACCGCCCGCCGGCCTACTGGCAGGCCGGCACGAAGGTCAAGGTCGACGTCGACATCAACAGCGTCCCCGCCGGCAACGGCACCTACGGCCAGATGGACGTCTCCGGCGGCTTCACCGTCGGTCGGTCGCTCGTCATGAAGGCCGACCTCGCGACGCACCAGATGCAGGTCGTCATCAACGGCCAGGTCGCGCGGACCATCCCGGTGACCGGCGGCAAGGCCGGTTTCAGCACCCGCAGCGGCACCAAGGTCATCATGGAGAAGTTCTCCCAGCTGCGGATGGACGCCAACACCGTCGGCATCGAGCCCGGCGACCCGAACTACTACAACATCCCCGACGTCAAGTACGCGATGCGCGAGACCAACTCGGGCGAGTTCCTGCACGCCGCCCCGTGGTCCGTCGGCAGCCAGGGCAAGGCCAACGTCAGCCACGGCTGCATCGGCATGAGCACCGACAACGCCGGCTGGCTGTTCTCGCAGGTCCTCGTCGGCGACCCGGTCCAGGTCACCGGCACCGCCCGCACCCTCGAGCCGGGCAACGGGTGGACCGACTGGAACATCCCCTACGCGCAGTTCGCCCAGGGCTCCGCGCTCTGA
- a CDS encoding DUF2945 domain-containing protein — MSISKGSKVSWNTSQGKTHGKAVEKKTKDFTFDGQDFKPTDDDPYWIVESEKTGAKAAHKESTLEGS, encoded by the coding sequence ATGAGCATCAGCAAGGGCAGCAAGGTCAGCTGGAACACCTCCCAGGGCAAGACCCACGGCAAGGCCGTGGAGAAGAAGACGAAGGACTTCACCTTCGACGGCCAGGACTTCAAGCCCACCGACGACGACCCGTACTGGATCGTCGAGTCGGAGAAGACCGGGGCCAAGGCGGCGCACAAGGAGTCGACGCTCGAGGGGAGCTGA
- a CDS encoding methionine synthase: MSSASGIGSWPGTDVREVVRTVRDLLGGEGDVPYLPETPARGPGADLVGRGATRLVELPVDLQPAGWRMVDRPGRDLARAASFGRQDLDELAEAYDGWTGPLKLQVAGPWTLAASVWLPRGDRVLVDEGARRDLADSLAEGVRQHLSDVQRLVPGADLVLQVDEPSLPGVLAGELPSASGYGRLRAVDPADALPVLTRVLDAAGDRRRVVHCCAPNAPLPLLRRAGAELALDAGLLTDRGWEGVAVALEEGTPVWLGAVPTAGDLAPSTTLADALERRWQQLGLDPALQDRVVLTPACGLATLPYGDAVRRQRAATEVARELTERASD; encoded by the coding sequence GTGAGCAGCGCCAGCGGGATCGGGTCGTGGCCGGGCACGGACGTGCGCGAGGTGGTGCGCACGGTGCGCGACCTCCTCGGCGGGGAGGGGGACGTCCCCTACCTGCCCGAGACCCCGGCCCGCGGTCCGGGCGCCGACCTCGTCGGTCGCGGCGCCACCCGGCTCGTCGAGCTCCCGGTCGACCTGCAGCCCGCGGGCTGGCGGATGGTCGACCGACCGGGTCGCGACCTCGCGCGGGCGGCGTCGTTCGGTCGGCAGGACCTCGACGAGCTCGCCGAGGCGTACGACGGCTGGACCGGGCCGCTCAAGCTCCAGGTCGCCGGGCCGTGGACGCTGGCGGCGAGCGTGTGGCTCCCGCGCGGCGACCGCGTCCTCGTCGACGAGGGGGCCCGGCGCGACCTCGCCGACTCGCTCGCCGAGGGGGTGCGCCAGCACCTCTCCGACGTGCAGCGGCTCGTCCCGGGGGCCGACCTCGTCCTCCAGGTCGACGAGCCGTCGCTGCCCGGCGTGCTCGCCGGGGAGCTGCCGTCGGCGTCGGGCTACGGCCGGCTGCGCGCCGTCGACCCCGCCGACGCGCTGCCCGTCCTCACCCGGGTCCTCGACGCCGCGGGGGACCGGCGGCGCGTCGTGCACTGCTGCGCGCCGAACGCGCCGCTGCCGCTGCTGCGCCGGGCCGGCGCCGAGCTCGCCCTCGACGCGGGGCTGCTCACCGACCGCGGCTGGGAGGGCGTGGCCGTCGCCCTCGAGGAGGGCACCCCCGTGTGGCTGGGAGCCGTCCCGACCGCCGGTGACCTCGCCCCGTCCACGACGCTCGCCGACGCGCTCGAGCGTCGCTGGCAGCAGCTCGGGCTCGACCCCGCGCTCCAGGACCGGGTGGTGCTCACCCCCGCGTGCGGGCTCGCGACCCTGCCCTACGGGGACGCCGTACGGCGTCAGCGCGCGGCCACCGAGGTGGCCCGCGAGCTCACCGAGCGCGCGAGCGACTAG
- the mnmA gene encoding tRNA 2-thiouridine(34) synthase MnmA has translation MRVVAAMSGGVDSAVAAARVMEAGHEVVGVHLALSQQAATLRESARGCCTIEDAGDARRVADRLGIPFYVWDLAERFRHDVVDDFVAEYEAGRTPNPCLRCNEKIKFAALLDKALALGFDAVATGHYAQVVERADGGRELHRAVDPAKDQSYVLGVLDADQLARSLFPLGGSTKPQVREEARERGFSVARKPDSHDICFVADGDTRGWLTRRLGERPGEVVDESGRVVGQHAGSYGFTVGQRRGLGLDRSTLDGAPRFVLEVDAARNRVVVGPQELLGVDVLVGDHARWCGPAPEGVVTVGAQLRAHGEEVPATARADGDRLHVRLERRVRGVAPGQSVVLYDGTRVVGSATVAQATRATTASRAATDRR, from the coding sequence ATGCGCGTCGTCGCCGCGATGAGCGGCGGCGTCGACTCCGCCGTCGCGGCGGCGCGCGTGATGGAGGCCGGCCACGAGGTCGTCGGCGTGCACCTGGCGCTGAGCCAGCAGGCGGCGACGCTGCGCGAGAGCGCGCGCGGCTGCTGCACCATCGAGGACGCCGGCGACGCCCGCCGGGTCGCCGACCGGCTCGGGATCCCGTTCTACGTGTGGGACCTCGCGGAGCGCTTCCGCCACGACGTGGTCGACGACTTCGTCGCCGAGTACGAGGCCGGGCGCACCCCCAACCCGTGCCTGCGCTGCAACGAGAAGATCAAGTTCGCCGCGCTGCTCGACAAGGCCCTCGCCCTGGGGTTCGACGCCGTCGCGACGGGCCACTACGCCCAGGTCGTCGAGCGGGCGGACGGCGGCCGCGAGCTGCACCGCGCCGTCGACCCGGCCAAGGACCAGTCCTACGTCCTCGGCGTCCTCGACGCCGACCAGCTGGCCCGGTCGCTCTTCCCGCTCGGCGGCTCGACCAAGCCCCAGGTGCGCGAGGAGGCCCGCGAGCGCGGCTTCTCCGTGGCGAGGAAGCCCGACAGCCACGACATCTGCTTCGTCGCCGACGGCGACACCCGCGGCTGGCTGACCCGCCGGCTCGGCGAGCGACCGGGCGAGGTGGTCGACGAGTCGGGCCGGGTCGTCGGGCAGCACGCCGGGTCCTACGGGTTCACCGTCGGTCAGCGCCGCGGGCTGGGGCTCGACCGGTCCACCCTGGACGGCGCTCCGCGCTTCGTCCTCGAGGTCGACGCGGCCCGCAACCGGGTCGTCGTCGGCCCGCAGGAGCTGCTCGGCGTCGACGTCCTCGTCGGCGACCACGCCCGCTGGTGCGGCCCGGCCCCCGAGGGCGTCGTCACCGTCGGCGCGCAGCTGCGCGCGCACGGGGAGGAGGTGCCGGCCACCGCACGGGCCGACGGGGACCGGCTGCACGTGCGGCTCGAGCGGCGGGTCCGCGGCGTCGCGCCCGGCCAGTCCGTCGTCCTGTACGACGGCACCCGCGTCGTCGGGTCGGCCACGGTGGCGCAGGCGACGAGGGCCACGACGGCGTCGCGCGCAGCCACAGACCGACGCTGA